One Enterococcus silesiacus genomic window carries:
- a CDS encoding type VII secretion protein EssC: MTKTQAIIYLQGYRYQLILDEEKTQQIGSDNQAALHLPLLTEADELTIEKQDEWVVTHQGQEHVLSLGSPLTFSLSDDQEATVILAPVTKLHVFDLLDKKEIILSTDKGATLELSNDKIAEPLSAILKKQDEQWLLTVLSGELMINNQLFTGTDYLLGKGDELSFLHHTLKVFTHEIHATEGTIVKSDLCEIYTSRYDVYEDYPDFHRSPRIIYREPEEKMMINAPSEPNSKQQDQLIKTILPPIVMLMVTVAMAFFRPNGLFVLASAATTLITIIFSITNYFKTKKEHKQSLIDRTVSYKKYLVDKSVELHQLNQEQKQGQLYHYPNVSELLDMTKTYSPRIYEKTPLHFDFLFYRLGLGTLQSSSEITYSNKERGKETDDLEKSGYELYTKSLELEDMPIVANLVNGPVGYIGPRNLVLEQLHLLVNQLSVFHSYHDLQFISIFPEAEKDLWEWMRWLPHATMQDVNVRGFVYNQRSRDQVLNSLNQILKNRKNSMEENRNSRDSTIFSPHYVVMITDEKLILDHVIMEFFNEDPSELGCSVIFVEDVMSSLSDNIKTVIDIRDRNTGVLLLEEGKLMNKSFQLDHFPAAFNKEQLPRLLAPLNHLQNLKSSIPEAVTFLEMYGIEKFDEFNVTQRWAEHSPHKTLAVPLGLRGKDDIVYLNLHEKAHGPHGLVAGTTGSGKSEIVQSYILSLAVNFHPYDVAFLLIDYKGGGMANLFRNLPHLLGSITNLDGAQSMRALISINAELKRRQRLFSENNVNHINQYQKLYKSGDVDEPMPHLFLISDEFAELKSEQPEFMKELVSTARIGRSLGIHLILATQKPSGVVNDQIWSNSKFKLALKVADKADSMEMLKTPDAAEITQAGRAYLQVGNNEIYELFQSAWSGADYQPEKDDQQIEDHTIYLVNDLGQYEILSEDLSGLENADDVKQIPTELDAIIDGIHEVAERENITPLPRPWLPPLEERIASSTLHPVDFREEWLTEKQPLEPVLGVVDVPSMQAQNTLRLNMTQEGHMTVFSSPGYGKSTFMQTVVMDLARVHSPERLNVYLLDFGTNGLLPLKKLPHVADTMSIDEEEKIEKFARRINDELKRRKKLLSEFSVASLDMYERASGKEEPIILILLDGFEGMKDTKFNDILEKVITQVAREGAGVGLHLLLSAGRQNSIRATLSSNIKTQIVLKMIDDSEPRAIVGRTTLTIDDLPGRGLIKLEEPELFQAALPADGEDTLQIIEAIQEEVAQMDEHWTGERPEPIPMVPDILDFESFKRKKSVQYAMNNQLIPLGVDYEEVEAVPIDLAKMKHLVAFSDREEVLTLLQKQMISTVSQMDNVKLLAIDTEGALNQYQERISTYVSGEQVGQFSEMLLAEIERRQESGNTDAWVVLIDNMANFVKESGIKDDEFIAIYERAPKVGIHLVMYSYLNFLSGYEAIPKYIKTNTKQAILGLRKADQTIFEKPYQANEPLLEVDEAYFYTNNVYYKMKCCR; this comes from the coding sequence ATGACCAAGACACAAGCCATCATCTACCTTCAAGGCTATCGCTATCAATTGATCCTTGATGAAGAGAAAACACAACAGATCGGTTCAGACAATCAAGCCGCTCTTCACTTACCATTATTAACAGAAGCAGATGAACTAACCATCGAAAAGCAAGACGAGTGGGTAGTGACACACCAAGGCCAAGAGCATGTTTTATCCCTTGGCTCGCCCCTTACCTTTTCATTATCAGATGACCAAGAAGCAACAGTTATTTTAGCACCTGTGACGAAATTACATGTATTCGATTTATTAGACAAAAAAGAAATCATCTTAAGTACGGACAAAGGCGCAACACTTGAATTGTCAAATGACAAAATAGCCGAGCCACTTTCCGCTATTTTGAAAAAACAAGACGAGCAATGGTTGTTAACGGTGCTTTCTGGTGAATTGATGATCAATAATCAGCTCTTTACTGGCACCGACTATTTACTTGGTAAAGGAGACGAACTGTCTTTCCTACACCACACCTTGAAAGTCTTTACGCATGAAATCCATGCTACAGAAGGCACGATCGTCAAATCTGACTTATGTGAAATTTATACGTCTCGTTATGATGTCTATGAAGATTACCCAGATTTCCACCGTTCACCACGAATCATTTACCGTGAACCAGAAGAAAAAATGATGATCAATGCACCAAGTGAACCAAACAGTAAACAACAAGACCAACTGATCAAAACGATCTTACCACCGATCGTGATGTTGATGGTAACTGTAGCAATGGCCTTTTTCAGACCGAATGGCTTATTCGTCTTAGCCAGTGCTGCAACGACCTTGATCACAATTATTTTCTCGATCACGAATTACTTTAAAACGAAAAAAGAACACAAACAAAGCTTGATCGACCGCACTGTCAGCTATAAGAAATACTTAGTGGATAAATCGGTAGAGTTACATCAACTGAATCAAGAACAAAAACAAGGACAACTCTACCACTATCCAAACGTTTCAGAATTATTGGATATGACGAAAACATACAGCCCAAGAATTTATGAAAAAACGCCGTTGCACTTTGACTTCCTGTTCTATCGTTTAGGATTGGGAACACTGCAATCATCAAGTGAAATTACCTATTCTAACAAAGAACGTGGCAAAGAAACGGATGATTTAGAAAAAAGTGGTTATGAGCTTTATACGAAGAGCTTAGAGCTTGAGGATATGCCAATCGTGGCGAATTTAGTCAATGGACCTGTTGGGTATATTGGACCTAGAAACTTAGTGCTAGAACAGCTTCATTTACTGGTTAATCAGTTATCAGTGTTCCATAGTTACCATGATTTACAATTTATCTCGATTTTCCCAGAAGCGGAAAAAGACCTGTGGGAATGGATGCGTTGGTTGCCTCATGCAACGATGCAGGATGTGAACGTGCGTGGGTTTGTCTATAACCAACGGAGCCGAGATCAAGTGTTAAATAGCTTGAATCAAATTTTGAAAAACCGTAAAAATTCGATGGAAGAAAACCGCAATAGTCGGGATAGTACGATCTTCTCCCCTCATTATGTGGTAATGATCACCGATGAAAAGTTGATTTTGGATCATGTCATTATGGAATTCTTCAATGAAGATCCGAGTGAGCTTGGTTGTAGCGTGATTTTCGTGGAAGATGTCATGAGTAGTTTATCGGATAATATCAAAACTGTTATCGATATCCGTGACCGTAACACAGGGGTTCTTTTATTAGAAGAAGGCAAATTGATGAACAAATCGTTCCAATTGGATCACTTCCCTGCAGCATTTAATAAAGAACAATTGCCAAGACTGCTTGCGCCATTGAATCACCTACAAAACTTGAAATCAAGTATTCCAGAAGCCGTGACGTTCTTAGAAATGTACGGTATCGAGAAATTTGATGAGTTTAATGTGACCCAACGTTGGGCGGAACATTCGCCACATAAAACCTTAGCTGTACCGCTTGGTTTACGTGGAAAAGACGATATTGTCTACTTGAACTTACATGAAAAAGCCCACGGACCTCATGGGTTAGTCGCTGGGACAACAGGTTCTGGTAAATCCGAAATCGTACAGAGTTATATCTTGAGTTTAGCCGTGAATTTCCATCCTTACGACGTAGCTTTCCTACTGATTGACTACAAAGGTGGGGGAATGGCAAACTTGTTCCGTAACCTCCCTCACTTATTAGGGAGTATTACCAACCTAGATGGCGCTCAAAGTATGCGCGCCTTAATCTCTATAAACGCCGAGCTAAAACGCCGTCAGCGCCTTTTCTCGGAGAATAACGTGAATCATATCAATCAGTATCAAAAATTATATAAAAGTGGCGATGTTGACGAGCCGATGCCTCACCTCTTCCTGATCAGTGATGAGTTTGCGGAGTTAAAATCAGAACAGCCTGAGTTTATGAAAGAACTTGTTTCTACTGCTCGTATTGGGCGTTCGTTAGGGATTCACTTGATTCTTGCGACACAAAAACCAAGTGGTGTGGTCAATGACCAAATCTGGAGTAACTCGAAATTTAAATTAGCATTGAAAGTGGCGGATAAAGCCGATTCAATGGAAATGTTGAAAACACCAGATGCGGCGGAAATCACCCAAGCTGGGCGTGCCTACTTGCAAGTTGGGAATAATGAGATTTATGAATTGTTCCAAAGTGCTTGGAGTGGTGCGGATTATCAGCCTGAGAAAGATGACCAACAGATTGAAGATCATACGATTTACTTGGTTAACGACCTTGGTCAGTATGAGATTTTGAGTGAAGATTTAAGTGGCTTGGAAAATGCGGATGATGTGAAGCAGATTCCGACAGAACTCGATGCCATTATTGATGGGATTCATGAAGTGGCGGAACGGGAAAACATTACCCCACTTCCTCGTCCTTGGTTACCGCCGTTGGAAGAACGGATTGCTTCTTCTACCCTTCATCCTGTGGACTTTAGAGAAGAATGGTTGACAGAGAAACAGCCGCTTGAGCCTGTTTTGGGTGTGGTGGATGTGCCGAGTATGCAGGCGCAGAATACCTTGCGTTTGAATATGACGCAAGAAGGTCATATGACCGTGTTTAGTAGTCCTGGGTATGGGAAAAGTACGTTTATGCAGACGGTTGTGATGGATTTAGCACGTGTGCATAGTCCAGAAAGACTAAATGTGTATCTATTGGACTTTGGGACAAATGGACTTCTGCCGTTGAAGAAATTACCGCATGTCGCAGATACGATGAGTATTGATGAAGAAGAGAAAATTGAGAAGTTTGCGAGACGGATTAATGATGAATTGAAACGACGTAAGAAGTTATTGAGTGAGTTTTCTGTGGCAAGTTTGGATATGTATGAACGAGCTAGTGGGAAAGAAGAACCGATTATCCTTATCTTGTTAGATGGTTTTGAAGGAATGAAGGATACAAAATTCAACGATATCCTTGAAAAAGTCATTACACAAGTGGCGCGTGAAGGTGCTGGTGTTGGACTTCATCTACTTCTATCTGCAGGTAGACAAAACTCTATCAGAGCAACACTTTCAAGTAATATCAAGACGCAAATTGTGTTGAAAATGATTGACGATTCAGAACCTAGAGCCATAGTTGGACGTACAACATTGACGATTGATGACTTGCCTGGTCGTGGCTTGATTAAGTTAGAAGAACCTGAATTATTCCAAGCAGCATTACCAGCTGATGGCGAAGATACGTTACAAATCATTGAAGCGATTCAAGAAGAAGTAGCGCAGATGGATGAACATTGGACTGGTGAAAGACCTGAACCGATTCCGATGGTTCCTGATATCCTTGATTTTGAAAGCTTCAAGCGGAAAAAATCAGTTCAATATGCTATGAATAATCAGCTAATCCCTCTAGGCGTTGATTATGAAGAAGTTGAAGCTGTCCCAATTGACCTAGCTAAAATGAAACATCTTGTAGCTTTCAGTGATCGTGAAGAAGTTCTAACATTATTGCAAAAACAAATGATCTCTACTGTTAGTCAAATGGATAATGTAAAATTATTAGCCATTGATACAGAAGGTGCATTAAATCAATATCAAGAACGCATTTCAACATATGTTTCTGGTGAACAAGTTGGACAATTCTCAGAAATGTTACTTGCTGAAATCGAGCGTAGACAAGAAAGTGGCAATACGGATGCATGGGTCGTCTTAATTGATAATATGGCGAATTTCGTGAAAGAGTCAGGGATTAAAGACGATGAATTTATTGCTATTTACGAACGTGCACCAAAAGTTGGTATTCACTTAGTGATGTACTCTTACTTGAATTTCTTAAGTGGTTACGAAGCAATTCCAAAATATATCAAAACAAATACCAAACAAGCAATTTTAGGATTAAGAAAAGCCGATCAAACAATCTTTGAAAAACCATATCAAGCGAATGAACCTTTGCTTGAAGTAGATGAAGCTTATTTCTATACCAATAATGTTTACTACAAAATGAAATGTTGTCGATGA
- a CDS encoding secretion accessory protein EsaB/YukD: protein MADNTEHINVTLLYQKNKEKMVDLRIPNNITVFRFIRELNQIFGKEKDVKKYQIKVLNKGILLDEEQKLKDFPIADGDIIEVLGE from the coding sequence ATGGCAGATAATACAGAACATATCAATGTCACCTTACTATATCAAAAAAACAAAGAAAAAATGGTCGATTTACGAATCCCAAACAACATTACTGTTTTTCGGTTTATTCGGGAATTAAACCAAATTTTCGGCAAAGAAAAAGACGTTAAAAAATACCAAATCAAAGTGTTGAATAAAGGAATTCTTTTAGATGAAGAACAAAAACTAAAAGATTTTCCAATTGCTGATGGCGATATAATCGAAGTGTTGGGGGAGTAA
- a CDS encoding type VII secretion protein EsxA, which yields MAGDRIKLSPQELRTSSTKYTDGSQQVQDILQKLQAEQDTIQGNWEGSGFDSFNDQFTALKPKVTEFAELLDQINKQLNEVANIVEETDQNISSAIGRGL from the coding sequence ATGGCAGGCGATAGAATTAAATTATCCCCACAAGAACTAAGAACATCTTCAACAAAATATACGGATGGTTCGCAACAAGTTCAAGATATTTTACAAAAATTACAAGCAGAGCAAGATACAATTCAAGGTAACTGGGAAGGTAGCGGTTTTGATAGCTTTAACGATCAATTTACTGCTTTAAAACCAAAAGTAACTGAGTTCGCTGAGTTATTAGATCAAATCAATAAACAATTGAACGAAGTTGCCAACATTGTAGAAGAAACAGATCAAAATATCTCTTCAGCAATCGGAAGAGGTCTATAA
- a CDS encoding GNAT family acetyltransferase, with protein sequence MKVQLNYNSYNQPIGSPVSDWSTREYPSKNMLEGMYCRLEKVESSKHVEALYQVYGPESKAKNWTYLPLNPFESKVAFLSYLETISRSQDPFHYAIIDKASGKALGTLALMRINAEQGSIEVGFVIYSDALKKTRIATEAQYLLACYALDDLGYRRYEWKCDALNEPSRKAALRLGFTFEGIFRNALVYKGRNRDTAWFSIIDSEWPQVKMRVESWLEPTNFTAEGEQKRRLHEFLVQK encoded by the coding sequence ATGAAGGTACAACTGAACTACAATTCATACAATCAGCCAATCGGTTCTCCAGTGTCAGACTGGTCAACAAGAGAGTATCCGTCAAAAAACATGTTAGAAGGAATGTATTGTCGCTTAGAAAAGGTAGAGTCAAGCAAACATGTTGAAGCGTTATATCAAGTATATGGACCGGAAAGTAAGGCTAAAAATTGGACCTATTTACCATTGAATCCGTTTGAAAGCAAAGTAGCTTTTTTGTCCTATTTAGAAACAATCAGTCGCTCTCAAGATCCTTTTCATTATGCAATTATTGATAAGGCTAGCGGGAAAGCACTGGGTACGCTAGCACTGATGCGGATAAATGCAGAACAAGGGTCAATCGAAGTTGGTTTTGTGATTTATTCTGATGCATTAAAAAAAACACGAATAGCGACAGAAGCGCAGTATCTTTTAGCCTGTTATGCGTTGGACGATTTAGGCTATCGACGGTACGAGTGGAAATGTGATGCGTTGAATGAACCTTCTAGAAAAGCTGCACTACGTTTAGGTTTTACATTTGAAGGGATTTTCCGCAATGCTTTAGTGTACAAGGGGCGAAATAGGGATACCGCTTGGTTTTCTATCATTGATAGTGAATGGCCGCAAGTAAAAATGCGGGTGGAATCGTGGTTGGAACCAACCAATTTTACAGCTGAAGGAGAGCAAAAAAGACGTTTACATGAGTTTTTAGTACAAAAATAG
- a CDS encoding Xaa-Pro aminopeptidase — protein MKESNIQLAKLSKPTIFPGVAPVFLSDATMNERKQKVLDNMKSEGYDALVIYADKEHGGNFEYLTGFIPRFEEGLLVLEDTGKCTLILGNENLKMAQVARVENQLIHCPLFSLPNQPVDNEARLETIFETIGLSEKRQIGVVGWKMFTTAESDNKAYFDLPYFIIQALLTSKHEQAVVKNAAHLFIGGDKGARTTHNVNEIAHYEYGANLASSCILNAMDAVAIGQTEAVLGNELTAEGQTNTVVTIAATGKRFEYGNVYPTHKKVALGDPLSLTTAYKGGLSSRTGFVIENAEQLPENQQDYLERVAKPYYQAVTTWLETIKIGMQGKELYQAIETVFPKADYHWHLNPGHLVSDEEWMSSPIYAESEERLKSGMILQIDIIPSVAGYAGVSAEECVALADDKLQKQIREEYPALWERIITRRKYIKEILKIDLSEDIIPLSNTVGYLRPFYLAKDQAFSWDR, from the coding sequence ATGAAAGAATCAAACATTCAATTAGCAAAGCTTTCTAAACCTACGATTTTTCCAGGTGTAGCGCCAGTCTTTTTATCGGATGCAACGATGAATGAGCGGAAACAAAAGGTTTTGGACAATATGAAATCAGAAGGTTACGATGCTCTAGTGATTTATGCGGATAAAGAGCATGGGGGCAACTTTGAATATTTGACTGGCTTTATTCCTCGTTTTGAAGAAGGCTTATTGGTTTTGGAGGATACAGGTAAATGTACACTGATTCTTGGAAATGAAAACTTAAAAATGGCCCAGGTTGCTCGGGTCGAAAATCAGTTGATCCATTGTCCATTGTTTTCTTTACCAAATCAGCCAGTGGATAATGAAGCGAGACTGGAAACTATTTTTGAAACGATTGGCTTGTCTGAAAAACGCCAAATCGGTGTTGTCGGCTGGAAAATGTTTACTACAGCTGAGTCGGACAATAAAGCCTACTTTGATCTTCCTTATTTTATTATTCAGGCACTTTTAACAAGTAAACATGAACAGGCTGTTGTCAAAAATGCGGCTCATTTATTTATTGGAGGAGATAAAGGCGCTCGCACGACTCATAATGTGAATGAAATCGCCCATTATGAGTACGGTGCTAACTTAGCTTCTAGTTGTATTTTAAATGCAATGGATGCAGTGGCTATAGGCCAAACGGAGGCTGTCTTAGGGAACGAGTTGACAGCTGAAGGGCAAACAAATACGGTTGTTACGATTGCAGCAACCGGGAAGCGATTTGAATACGGAAATGTTTATCCCACACACAAAAAAGTAGCGCTAGGAGATCCGCTGTCTTTAACAACGGCATACAAAGGTGGTTTGTCTAGTCGAACTGGTTTTGTCATAGAAAATGCAGAGCAGCTTCCTGAAAACCAGCAAGATTACTTAGAGCGAGTTGCCAAACCTTACTATCAGGCAGTGACTACTTGGTTGGAAACGATAAAAATCGGAATGCAAGGAAAAGAGCTTTATCAAGCGATCGAAACCGTTTTTCCTAAAGCTGACTATCATTGGCATTTAAATCCTGGACATTTAGTATCAGATGAAGAATGGATGTCTTCGCCGATTTATGCTGAATCTGAAGAACGATTGAAGAGTGGCATGATTTTACAAATCGACATTATTCCATCTGTGGCAGGCTATGCAGGAGTGAGTGCGGAAGAGTGTGTTGCGTTGGCTGATGACAAATTACAAAAGCAAATTAGAGAAGAGTATCCTGCGTTATGGGAGCGAATCATCACGCGGAGAAAGTATATCAAGGAAATATTAAAGATCGATTTAAGTGAAGATATTATTCCGTTGTCTAATACTGTGGGATATTTACGACCGTTTTATTTAGCAAAAGATCAAGCTTTCAGCTGGGATAGGTAG
- a CDS encoding 1-phosphofructokinase: MILTVTLNPSIDSIYFTDTFVLGEMNRCNNPIKAIGGKGINAGRTAAILGGDVTTTGVLAGINGKFIQAELEQEPFKSAFFPISGESRNAVTVMDQEKNQTEIVELGPEITDTTAKKIIDTVIDFSFKQKEAPVIALCGSANTKNEHLYQDYLQQLQDQLGPTVKILTDISGKQLQNVVNGTIKPYFIKPNIHEFAELVNRPLTSKQDVIEQLNHPLLVGIPFILVSCGGEGAVAKYHERIFDVGIPAIDIINPTGSGDATVGGVAFAIDQGLSIEETLRYGMACGMSNALEQAVGYVSVEIVDTLKHNIVIHEIEQMFHV; encoded by the coding sequence ATGATTTTAACCGTGACACTTAACCCATCGATAGATTCTATTTATTTTACCGACACATTTGTTTTAGGAGAAATGAACCGCTGTAACAATCCCATCAAAGCGATTGGTGGAAAAGGCATCAATGCCGGAAGAACTGCGGCGATTTTAGGCGGAGACGTAACTACCACTGGAGTTTTAGCTGGAATCAACGGAAAATTTATTCAAGCTGAACTTGAGCAGGAGCCATTTAAATCAGCCTTCTTCCCCATCTCTGGCGAATCAAGAAACGCGGTGACTGTGATGGACCAAGAGAAAAACCAAACGGAAATCGTAGAGCTCGGCCCTGAGATTACCGATACAACTGCAAAAAAAATAATCGATACTGTGATCGACTTTTCCTTTAAACAAAAAGAGGCGCCCGTCATTGCCTTATGTGGTTCTGCTAATACTAAAAACGAGCATTTGTACCAAGATTATTTACAACAACTACAGGATCAGCTTGGTCCAACGGTAAAAATTCTAACGGATATTTCAGGAAAACAGCTTCAAAATGTCGTAAACGGCACAATTAAACCTTATTTTATCAAACCTAATATTCATGAATTTGCAGAACTAGTGAATAGGCCGCTGACAAGCAAACAAGACGTTATCGAACAGCTAAATCATCCGCTATTAGTAGGAATTCCGTTTATTCTAGTTTCTTGTGGCGGAGAGGGTGCCGTAGCAAAATATCATGAACGAATCTTTGATGTTGGCATACCTGCTATCGATATCATTAATCCTACAGGATCAGGCGATGCTACCGTGGGCGGTGTTGCATTTGCTATAGACCAAGGTCTTTCTATAGAAGAAACTTTGCGCTACGGGATGGCTTGCGGTATGAGTAATGCTCTTGAACAAGCGGTTGGTTATGTTTCAGTTGAAATTGTTGACACATTGAAACATAACATTGTTATACATGAAATAGAACAAATGTTTCACGTGTAA
- a CDS encoding DeoR family transcriptional regulator, which translates to MLKRERHAHILELLEKNTFMTVSDIATELHVSEMTIRRDINELSDSNQLVRLYGGAQKIDRKDKELATHEKINLHIEQKEYIGKIMNSLIQDHQVVFVGAGTTILYALPFIKKQNLMIVTNSLLAFNYIIEHTDYRILLTGGDFTPITEEFIGEHAEQTFETINIDIAFAATNGIYNNNVTTSNYLEGGVQRAAFKNAKKKVVVADSTKFNVSDVYTFYKLSDLDYVITDDRMDEQTFNFYQSYGKLLNKKS; encoded by the coding sequence ATGTTAAAAAGAGAGCGACATGCACATATTTTAGAATTACTGGAAAAAAATACATTTATGACTGTGTCCGATATAGCAACAGAATTACACGTTTCTGAAATGACGATTCGTAGAGATATCAATGAACTGAGCGATTCTAATCAATTAGTTCGTCTATATGGTGGCGCGCAAAAAATCGATCGAAAAGATAAAGAACTAGCTACCCACGAAAAAATCAATCTACATATCGAGCAAAAAGAATATATCGGAAAAATCATGAATTCTTTGATCCAGGATCATCAGGTTGTTTTTGTAGGAGCAGGAACAACTATTTTATATGCGTTACCTTTTATCAAGAAGCAAAATTTAATGATCGTTACCAATAGTTTGTTAGCGTTCAACTATATCATTGAACACACAGACTACCGGATCTTGTTGACTGGAGGGGATTTTACACCGATTACAGAAGAATTTATCGGAGAGCACGCAGAGCAGACATTTGAAACGATCAACATTGATATTGCGTTTGCTGCAACAAACGGCATCTATAACAATAATGTGACCACTTCTAACTATTTAGAAGGCGGTGTGCAGCGGGCCGCGTTTAAAAATGCCAAGAAAAAAGTTGTTGTGGCGGACAGCACAAAATTCAATGTTAGTGATGTGTATACGTTTTACAAATTATCCGATTTAGACTATGTGATTACTGACGACAGAATGGATGAGCAAACATTTAATTTTTATCAATCTTATGGAAAATTATTAAACAAGAAAAGCTAA
- a CDS encoding PTS sugar transporter subunit IIA produces MNTQQMFQPELIDLKVTVQDEEELFELIAKRLKQVGYVNDGYLEGIKSREKVFPTGLITEYLNIALPHSDTKYIERPFIYIIRTTKPIKVKQMGDNQEMEVRDLFFLGIKEPSKQVGLLQELMVLFQNEAFVSELQMTTEIEDMFKLFMNQWEEVKNG; encoded by the coding sequence ATGAATACACAGCAAATGTTTCAACCAGAATTGATCGATTTAAAAGTTACGGTGCAAGATGAAGAAGAGCTATTCGAGCTTATTGCAAAGCGTTTAAAGCAGGTAGGATATGTAAATGATGGATATTTGGAGGGAATCAAGTCTAGGGAAAAAGTATTTCCAACAGGATTGATTACTGAATATCTTAATATTGCGCTGCCGCATTCTGACACGAAATATATTGAAAGGCCTTTCATATATATTATAAGAACAACAAAGCCGATCAAGGTCAAACAAATGGGAGATAATCAAGAGATGGAGGTGAGAGATTTATTTTTTTTAGGAATCAAGGAACCCTCGAAACAGGTTGGCTTACTACAAGAGTTAATGGTCTTATTTCAAAATGAAGCATTTGTTTCTGAATTACAAATGACAACAGAAATTGAGGACATGTTCAAATTATTCATGAACCAATGGGAGGAAGTAAAAAATGGCTAG
- a CDS encoding PTS mannose transporter subunit IIA, whose product MARKLIVACGSGVATSTTVAEKIKSKFDTDHIDYPVEAVDYKSILQELPNADIYVYIAKPDEEVLQEAEKLGISVYAGVPFLTGMGVDEIYEGIVKDTRK is encoded by the coding sequence ATGGCTAGAAAATTAATTGTGGCATGCGGTAGTGGCGTAGCAACGAGTACGACAGTTGCGGAAAAAATCAAAAGTAAGTTTGATACGGATCATATTGATTATCCTGTAGAAGCGGTGGATTATAAGTCTATTTTACAGGAGTTACCGAATGCGGATATTTATGTTTATATCGCAAAACCAGATGAAGAAGTACTGCAAGAAGCAGAAAAACTAGGAATTTCTGTTTATGCGGGTGTTCCATTTTTAACAGGCATGGGCGTTGACGAAATCTATGAAGGAATCGTTAAGGATACAAGGAAATGA